One window of the Macaca thibetana thibetana isolate TM-01 chromosome 1, ASM2454274v1, whole genome shotgun sequence genome contains the following:
- the PRR9 gene encoding proline-rich protein 9: MSFSEQQCKQPCVPPPCLQKTQEQCQGKAEEVCLPTCQHPCQDKCLVQAQEVCLSQCQELSQEKCPQQGQDPCLPPCQDQCPPQCAEPCQELFQTKCVEVCPQKVQEKCSSPGKGK, translated from the coding sequence ATGTCCTTCAGTGAGCAGCAGTGCAAGCAGCCATGTGTGCCCCCTCCATGCCTCCAAAAGACCCAGGagcagtgccagggaaaggctgAGGAGGTGTGCCTCCCCACGTGCCAGCACCCCTGCCAAGATAAGTGTCTAGTGCAGGCCCAGGAGGTATGTCTTTCTCAGTGCCAGGAATTAAGTCAAGAAAAATGCCCACAGCAAGGCCAAGATCCATGCCTACCTCCATGCCAAGATCAATGTCCACCTCAGTGTGCAGAGCCATGCCAGGAGCTATTCCAGACAAAATGTGTGGAGGTTTGCCCACAGAAAGTCCAGGAGAAGTGCTCATCCCCTGGCAAGGGGAAGTAG